A genome region from Pseudomonas anguilliseptica includes the following:
- the astB gene encoding N-succinylarginine dihydrolase codes for MSNSFEVNFDGLVGPTHNYGGLSYGNVASQSNSQAASNPKEAAKQGLAKMKALMEMGFKQGVLAPQERPNVAVLRSLGFTGTDAQVIQKAAKDAMPLLVASCSASSMWTANACTVSPSADTADGRVHFTAANLNCKFHRSIEHPTTSRVLGAMFANEQHFAHHAALPAVGPFGDEGAANHTRFCKGYGDAGVEFFVFGRSAFDSRFPAPQRYPARQTLEASQAVARLHGLSDEGVVYAQQTPAVIDQGVFHNDVIAVGNGEVLFYHQDAFFDTDKVLAELSDKLARRGGNFQAVCVPRDAVTVEDAVKSYLFNSQLLTRADGSMLLIVPEECRNNANVWRYLEQLTSGNGPIREVKVFDLKQSMQNGGGPACLRLRVALKEHELAAVNQGVIMTPTLHDSLNVWVDKHYRDRLSENDLADPQLLNECRTALDELTQILKLGAVYPFQLA; via the coding sequence GTGAATTTTGACGGTCTGGTCGGGCCGACTCACAACTACGGCGGCCTGTCCTATGGCAACGTCGCCTCGCAGAGCAACAGTCAGGCTGCGTCCAACCCGAAAGAAGCGGCCAAGCAGGGCCTGGCCAAGATGAAGGCCCTGATGGAAATGGGCTTCAAGCAGGGCGTACTGGCTCCGCAGGAGCGCCCGAATGTCGCCGTGCTGCGCAGCCTGGGCTTTACCGGGACCGACGCCCAGGTGATCCAGAAGGCCGCGAAAGACGCCATGCCGCTGCTGGTCGCCAGCTGCTCGGCGTCCAGTATGTGGACGGCCAACGCTTGCACCGTCAGCCCGAGTGCCGATACGGCCGATGGTCGTGTGCATTTCACCGCCGCCAACCTCAACTGCAAATTCCACCGTTCGATCGAACACCCGACCACCAGCCGGGTACTCGGCGCCATGTTCGCCAATGAGCAGCACTTCGCTCACCACGCCGCGCTGCCGGCAGTCGGTCCGTTCGGCGATGAAGGCGCGGCCAACCACACACGCTTCTGCAAAGGCTACGGCGATGCAGGTGTGGAGTTCTTCGTGTTCGGTCGCAGCGCCTTTGACAGCCGCTTCCCGGCGCCGCAGCGTTACCCGGCGCGGCAGACTCTGGAGGCCTCGCAGGCGGTTGCCCGTCTGCACGGTCTGAGCGATGAGGGCGTGGTTTACGCCCAGCAAACGCCTGCGGTGATTGATCAGGGCGTGTTCCACAACGATGTGATCGCGGTGGGCAATGGCGAGGTGCTGTTCTATCACCAGGACGCCTTTTTCGACACCGACAAGGTGCTGGCCGAGCTGAGCGACAAGCTCGCCCGCCGTGGCGGCAACTTCCAGGCTGTGTGTGTACCGCGTGATGCGGTGACGGTGGAGGATGCGGTCAAGTCCTACCTGTTCAACAGCCAGCTGTTGACTCGCGCCGATGGCAGCATGCTGCTGATCGTGCCGGAGGAATGCCGCAACAACGCCAATGTCTGGCGCTACCTGGAGCAGCTGACCAGCGGTAACGGGCCGATCCGCGAGGTCAAGGTCTTCGACCTCAAGCAGAGCATGCAGAATGGCGGTGGTCCGGCATGCCTGCGCTTGCGCGTGGCGCTCAAGGAGCACGAGCTGGCGGCGGTCAATCAGGGTGTGATCATGACCCCGACCCTGCATGACAGCCTCAACGTCTGGGTCGACAAGCACTACCGTGATCGCCTGAGCGAAAACGACCTGGCTGACCCACAATTGCTGAACGAATGTCGTACGGCCTTGGACGAACTGACGCAGATCCTTAAACTGGGCGCGGTTTATCCATTCCAATTAGCTTGA
- a CDS encoding topoisomerase II — protein MSDALQLILEDTDGTQLETSCTRFAVVWQGKEIWIQQVGNGQLMIGVDVEEGDTEYANLLLRPLATNLVSLELEMEAAGLDEDDDHVHGPDCNHD, from the coding sequence ATGTCCGACGCCCTGCAACTGATCCTCGAAGACACCGATGGCACCCAGCTGGAAACCTCCTGCACGCGGTTTGCCGTAGTCTGGCAGGGTAAGGAAATCTGGATTCAGCAGGTCGGTAACGGCCAGCTGATGATCGGTGTAGACGTGGAGGAGGGCGACACCGAATACGCCAACCTGCTGCTGCGCCCACTGGCTACCAACCTGGTCAGCCTGGAGCTGGAAATGGAAGCCGCCGGCCTGGACGAAGACGACGATCACGTGCACGGCCCTGACTGCAATCACGATTGA
- the astE gene encoding succinylglutamate desuccinylase, with protein sequence MLALGKLLELTLAGHEPAAKIQLTPEGTRLRWLAEGALEITPPVASDNGLDLLLSAGIHGNETAPIELLDRLLQGIARNQLKSRARILFLFGNPAAMRSGERYIEQDINRLFNGRHDQHAGAEALRACDLEHLAATFFSKPDRTRLHYDLHTAIRASKIEQFALYPFQEGRPRSQRELARLSAAGIEAVLLHNKSSITFSAYTYTQLGAEAFTLELGKARSFGQNELVNLDLLEQHLRALIEGREPEGAADDLGELKLFAVAREVIKHSDAFKLHLPADIENFSELPLGYLLAEDLADTRWVVDEPGARIIFPNPKVKNGLRAGILIVPAEDVQLA encoded by the coding sequence ATGCTTGCCCTCGGCAAACTGCTTGAACTGACCCTCGCCGGCCACGAACCGGCAGCGAAGATTCAGCTGACCCCCGAGGGCACGCGTTTGCGTTGGCTGGCCGAAGGCGCATTGGAGATAACGCCGCCGGTGGCCAGCGACAATGGCCTGGATCTGCTGCTGTCTGCAGGCATCCATGGCAACGAAACCGCGCCGATTGAATTGCTCGACCGCCTGCTGCAAGGCATCGCTCGCAACCAGCTGAAATCGCGTGCGCGCATTCTCTTTCTGTTCGGTAACCCCGCCGCCATGCGCAGCGGTGAGCGTTATATCGAGCAGGACATCAACCGCTTGTTCAACGGCCGCCACGATCAGCACGCAGGCGCGGAAGCGTTGCGCGCCTGTGATCTGGAACATCTGGCTGCAACCTTCTTCAGCAAGCCGGATCGCACCCGTCTGCATTACGACCTGCACACCGCGATTCGCGCGTCTAAGATCGAGCAGTTCGCCCTCTATCCCTTTCAGGAAGGCCGCCCGCGCAGCCAGCGCGAACTGGCGCGCTTGAGCGCAGCCGGAATCGAAGCGGTGCTGCTGCACAACAAGAGTTCGATCACCTTCAGCGCCTACACCTATACCCAGCTGGGTGCGGAGGCCTTCACCCTGGAACTGGGAAAGGCGCGGTCGTTCGGGCAGAACGAACTGGTCAACCTTGATCTGCTTGAGCAGCATTTGCGGGCGCTGATCGAGGGCCGCGAGCCAGAAGGTGCCGCTGATGATCTGGGCGAGCTGAAGTTATTTGCCGTAGCGCGCGAGGTGATCAAACACAGCGACGCCTTCAAGCTGCACCTGCCGGCGGATATCGAGAACTTCAGCGAATTGCCACTTGGCTACCTGTTGGCCGAGGATCTGGCCGATACCCGCTGGGTGGTGGATGAGCCGGGTGCCCGCATCATCTTCCCCAATCCCAAGGTCAAGAACGGTCTGCGCGCCGGTATCCTGATCGTCCCCGCCGAAGATGTGCAGCTGGCTTGA
- the ltaE gene encoding low-specificity L-threonine aldolase, whose translation MPVIDLRSDTVTQPTPGMREAMQAAELGDDVYGEDPTVNHLEQFLAAELGFAAALFVPTGTMSNLLGLMAHCARGDEYIVGQQAHTYKYEGGGAAVLGSIQPQPIDGEADGSLDLAKVEAAIKQDDFHFARTRLLALENTMQGKVLPQAYLQAARELCTRRGLALHLDGARLYNAAVKLGVPAREITQYFDSVSVCLSKGLGAPMGSVLCGSAELIGKARRLRKMVGGGMRQAGMLAAAGLYALQHQVSRLAEDHANAERLAAGLRELGYAVEPVQTNMVYAQAGEQAGALKAFCAERGIKLTAAPRLRMVTHLDIAAADIDQVVAAFAKFRRS comes from the coding sequence ATGCCCGTTATCGACCTGCGCAGCGACACCGTCACCCAGCCGACCCCTGGCATGCGCGAGGCCATGCAGGCCGCCGAACTGGGCGATGACGTGTATGGCGAAGACCCCACGGTCAATCACCTGGAGCAGTTTCTGGCCGCCGAGCTGGGCTTTGCTGCCGCGCTGTTTGTACCCACCGGTACCATGAGTAACCTGCTCGGGCTGATGGCCCATTGCGCGCGTGGCGACGAATATATCGTCGGTCAGCAGGCGCATACCTATAAGTACGAAGGCGGCGGCGCGGCGGTGCTGGGCTCGATCCAGCCGCAGCCGATCGATGGCGAAGCCGATGGCTCGCTGGACTTGGCCAAGGTCGAAGCAGCAATCAAACAGGATGACTTCCACTTCGCCCGCACCCGCCTGCTGGCACTGGAAAACACCATGCAGGGCAAGGTACTGCCGCAGGCTTATCTGCAGGCGGCGCGTGAGTTGTGCACGCGACGTGGCTTGGCTCTGCATCTCGACGGCGCGCGTTTGTATAACGCGGCGGTCAAGCTGGGCGTGCCTGCGCGGGAAATCACTCAATACTTCGATTCGGTCTCGGTGTGCCTGTCCAAGGGCCTTGGCGCACCGATGGGCTCGGTGCTGTGCGGCTCAGCCGAGTTGATCGGTAAGGCGCGGCGGCTGCGCAAGATGGTCGGCGGCGGCATGCGTCAAGCCGGCATGCTCGCGGCGGCCGGTTTGTATGCGCTGCAGCATCAGGTTTCGCGCTTGGCTGAGGATCATGCCAATGCCGAGCGCTTGGCCGCAGGCTTGCGTGAGCTGGGTTATGCGGTGGAGCCGGTGCAGACCAATATGGTCTACGCCCAGGCGGGTGAACAGGCCGGCGCGCTGAAGGCCTTCTGCGCCGAGCGCGGGATCAAGCTCACTGCTGCGCCGCGGCTGCGCATGGTCACGCATTTGGATATTGCCGCTGCGGATATCGATCAGGTGGTGGCAGCCTTCGCCAAATTTCGCCGGAGTTGA
- the alaS gene encoding alanine--tRNA ligase: protein MKSAEIREAFLSFFEQKGHTRVASSSLIPGNDPTLLFTNAGMNQFKDCFLGLEKRAYTRAATSQKCVRAGGKHNDLENVGYTARHHTFFEMLGNFSFGDYFKRDAIHFAWEFLTGENWLNLPKEKLWVTVYATDDEAYDIWNKEIGVPAERMIRIGDNKGAPYASDNFWTMGDTGPCGPCTEIFFDHGEHIWGGPPGSPEEDGDRYIEIWNNVFMQFNRTADGVLHPLPAPSVDTGMGLERVSALLQHVNSNYEIDLFQSLLNAAAKAIGCVNEGQASLKVVADHIRSCGFLIADGVTPSNEGRGYVLRRIIRRACRHGNKLGAKGSFFYQIVAALVAEMGDAFPELKQQQAHIERVLKTEEEQFAKTLEQGLKILEQDLAELKGTVIPGDVIFKLYDTFGFPMDLTGDIARERELTLDEEGFEREMQAQRERARSASAFGMDYNSLVKVDSDTAFLGYQGTSGSGKIIALFKAGQAVDSLGEGEEGVVVLDQTPFYAESGGQVGDCGFLEGAGVRFEVRDTTKAGGAFLHHGVALKGGLSVGTSLKAEVDASVRQATALNHSATHLLHAALRQVLGEHVTQKGSLVDSQRLRFDFSHFEAITLAQLKELEAIVNREVRANSEVETLETDIETAKAKGAMALFGEKYGDQVRVLSMGGDFSVELCGGTHVKRTGDIGLFKIISESGVAAGVRRIEAITGAAAFAYLNGAEEQLKEAAALVKGSRDNLLDKLVGVLERNRQLEKELEQLKAKAASAAGNDLAGSAVDVKGIKVLTARLDGLDGKALLAMVDQLKNKLGSAVILLGGVQDDKVVLVAGVTQDLTAKLKAGELMKQAAAAVGGKGGGRPDMAQGGGVDAAALDGALALAVSFAEQGL, encoded by the coding sequence ATGAAAAGCGCAGAAATCCGTGAAGCCTTCCTCAGCTTCTTCGAACAGAAGGGACACACCCGTGTCGCCTCCAGCTCCCTGATTCCGGGTAATGACCCGACCCTGCTGTTCACCAACGCGGGGATGAACCAGTTCAAGGATTGCTTCCTCGGCCTGGAAAAGCGCGCCTACACCCGCGCCGCCACCAGCCAGAAGTGCGTGCGTGCCGGCGGCAAGCACAACGACCTGGAAAACGTCGGTTACACTGCGCGTCACCACACTTTTTTCGAAATGCTCGGCAACTTCAGCTTTGGCGACTATTTCAAGCGCGACGCCATTCACTTCGCCTGGGAGTTCCTCACCGGCGAAAACTGGCTGAACCTGCCCAAGGAAAAACTCTGGGTCACCGTCTACGCCACAGACGACGAAGCCTATGACATCTGGAACAAGGAAATCGGCGTTCCGGCTGAACGCATGATCCGCATCGGCGACAACAAAGGCGCACCGTATGCGTCCGACAACTTCTGGACCATGGGCGACACCGGCCCGTGCGGCCCGTGCACCGAGATTTTCTTCGACCACGGCGAGCATATCTGGGGTGGCCCACCCGGCTCGCCAGAAGAAGACGGTGATCGTTACATTGAGATCTGGAACAACGTCTTTATGCAGTTCAACCGCACCGCAGACGGTGTGCTGCATCCGCTGCCGGCGCCGAGTGTGGACACTGGCATGGGGCTGGAGCGCGTCAGCGCGCTGCTGCAACACGTCAACTCGAACTACGAGATCGACCTGTTCCAGAGTCTGCTGAATGCAGCGGCCAAGGCTATCGGTTGCGTCAACGAGGGCCAGGCTTCGCTGAAGGTGGTGGCTGACCACATCCGTTCCTGCGGCTTCCTGATCGCCGACGGCGTCACCCCGTCAAACGAAGGTCGTGGCTACGTGCTGCGCCGCATCATCCGCCGCGCCTGCCGCCACGGTAACAAGCTGGGTGCCAAGGGCAGCTTCTTCTACCAGATCGTTGCCGCGTTGGTAGCCGAGATGGGCGATGCCTTCCCTGAGCTGAAACAGCAGCAGGCGCATATCGAGCGCGTGCTGAAAACTGAAGAAGAGCAGTTTGCCAAGACCCTGGAGCAGGGCCTGAAGATCCTCGAGCAGGACCTGGCCGAGCTCAAAGGCACCGTCATTCCGGGCGATGTGATCTTCAAGCTGTACGACACCTTCGGCTTTCCGATGGACCTCACCGGCGACATCGCCCGTGAGCGTGAGCTGACTCTGGATGAAGAAGGTTTCGAGCGCGAAATGCAGGCGCAGCGCGAGCGCGCACGTTCTGCCAGTGCTTTCGGCATGGACTACAACAGCCTGGTCAAGGTCGACAGCGACACTGCGTTCCTCGGCTACCAGGGCACCAGTGGCAGCGGCAAGATCATTGCGTTGTTCAAGGCCGGCCAGGCCGTCGACAGCCTGGGTGAAGGCGAGGAGGGCGTAGTCGTCCTCGACCAGACGCCGTTCTATGCAGAATCCGGTGGTCAGGTTGGTGACTGCGGCTTCCTTGAAGGTGCTGGTGTGCGTTTCGAAGTGCGTGATACCACCAAGGCTGGCGGCGCATTCCTGCACCACGGCGTTGCGCTCAAAGGCGGCTTGAGCGTCGGTACTTCGCTCAAGGCCGAAGTTGACGCCAGTGTGCGTCAGGCCACTGCGCTCAATCACTCGGCGACTCACCTGCTGCATGCGGCGCTGCGTCAGGTGCTGGGCGAGCACGTGACCCAGAAGGGCTCGTTGGTCGACAGTCAGCGTCTGCGTTTTGACTTCAGCCACTTCGAGGCGATCACGCTTGCGCAGCTGAAAGAGCTGGAGGCCATCGTCAACCGCGAAGTGCGCGCTAACAGCGAAGTGGAAACCCTGGAAACCGATATCGAAACTGCCAAGGCCAAGGGGGCCATGGCGCTGTTCGGTGAGAAGTACGGCGATCAGGTTCGCGTGTTGAGCATGGGTGGCGATTTCTCCGTTGAGCTGTGCGGCGGTACTCACGTCAAGCGCACCGGTGATATCGGTCTGTTCAAAATTATCAGCGAAAGCGGTGTGGCGGCTGGCGTGCGTCGAATTGAAGCGATTACCGGCGCAGCAGCCTTTGCCTACCTGAACGGCGCCGAAGAGCAGCTGAAAGAAGCCGCTGCGCTGGTCAAGGGCAGTCGTGACAACCTGCTGGACAAGCTGGTCGGTGTGCTGGAGCGCAACCGTCAGCTGGAAAAAGAGCTGGAACAGCTCAAGGCCAAGGCCGCCAGTGCGGCAGGTAATGACCTGGCGGGTTCGGCTGTCGACGTCAAAGGCATCAAGGTGCTGACGGCGCGTCTCGACGGTCTGGACGGCAAGGCGCTGCTGGCGATGGTCGATCAGCTGAAGAACAAGTTGGGCAGTGCAGTCATCCTGCTCGGCGGCGTGCAGGACGACAAGGTCGTCCTGGTGGCCGGTGTGACCCAGGACCTGACCGCCAAGCTGAAGGCCGGCGAGTTGATGAAGCAGGCGGCTGCGGCCGTCGGTGGCAAGGGTGGTGGTCGTCCGGACATGGCGCAAGGCGGCGGCGTTGATGCGGCGGCCCTCGATGGTGCGCTGGCGTTGGCCGTCTCCTTTGCCGAGCAAGGTCTGTAA
- a CDS encoding aspartate kinase, whose protein sequence is MALIVQKFGGTSVGTVERIQQVAAKVKKFRENGDDIVVVVSAMSGETNRLIDLAKQVSDGQPVPRELDVMVSTGEQVTIALLAMALIKLDVPAVSYTGSQVRILTDSAHNKARILQIDDQKLRADLKAGRVVVVAGFQGVDEHGNITTLGRGGSDTTGVALAAALKADECQIYTDVDGVYTTDPRVVPQAQRLEKITFEEMLEMASLGSKVLQIRSVEFAGKYNVPLRVLHSFQEGPGTLITLDEEESMEQPIISGIAFNRDEAKLTIRGVPDIPGVAFKILGPISAANIEVDMIVQNVAHDNTTDFTFTVHRNDYSAAQQVLENTARELGAREVIGDTKIAKVSIVGVGMRSHAGVASRMFEALAKENINIQMISTSEIKVSVVIEEKYLELAVRALHTAFELDAPARQGD, encoded by the coding sequence ATGGCTTTGATCGTACAGAAATTTGGCGGCACCTCCGTCGGCACTGTTGAGCGTATTCAGCAGGTGGCCGCGAAGGTGAAGAAATTCCGCGAAAACGGCGATGACATTGTGGTTGTGGTTTCCGCCATGAGCGGTGAAACCAATCGCCTGATCGATCTGGCCAAACAGGTCAGTGATGGTCAGCCGGTACCGCGTGAACTCGACGTGATGGTCTCTACCGGCGAGCAGGTGACGATTGCCCTGCTGGCCATGGCGCTGATCAAGCTTGACGTGCCGGCGGTGTCCTATACCGGCAGCCAGGTGCGCATCCTGACTGACAGTGCACACAACAAAGCGCGCATCCTGCAGATCGATGATCAGAAACTGCGTGCCGACCTCAAGGCCGGTCGTGTGGTGGTGGTTGCGGGTTTCCAGGGTGTCGACGAGCACGGCAATATCACCACCCTCGGTCGTGGCGGTTCCGATACCACGGGTGTGGCGTTGGCCGCTGCGCTGAAGGCCGATGAGTGCCAGATCTACACCGACGTCGATGGTGTCTACACCACCGATCCGCGTGTGGTGCCGCAGGCTCAGCGTCTGGAAAAAATCACCTTCGAAGAGATGCTGGAAATGGCCAGTCTCGGTTCCAAGGTGCTGCAGATTCGCTCGGTGGAATTCGCCGGCAAGTACAACGTCCCGCTGCGCGTGCTGCACAGCTTCCAAGAGGGGCCGGGCACCCTCATTACCCTTGATGAAGAGGAATCCATGGAACAGCCGATCATCTCCGGCATCGCTTTCAACCGCGACGAAGCCAAGCTGACCATCCGTGGCGTACCGGACATCCCGGGCGTGGCGTTCAAAATTCTCGGCCCGATCAGTGCTGCGAACATCGAAGTGGACATGATCGTGCAGAACGTTGCGCACGATAACACCACCGATTTCACCTTCACCGTGCACCGCAATGACTACAGTGCGGCGCAGCAGGTGCTGGAGAACACCGCTCGCGAGTTGGGTGCGCGTGAAGTGATTGGCGACACCAAGATTGCCAAGGTGTCCATCGTCGGCGTTGGCATGCGTTCCCACGCAGGTGTTGCCAGCCGCATGTTCGAGGCGCTGGCCAAGGAAAACATCAATATTCAGATGATCTCCACCTCGGAGATCAAAGTCTCTGTGGTGATCGAAGAGAAATATCTGGAGTTGGCGGTGCGCGCCCTGCACACTGCTTTTGAACTGGATGCCC